The following proteins are co-located in the Dromiciops gliroides isolate mDroGli1 chromosome 2, mDroGli1.pri, whole genome shotgun sequence genome:
- the SF3B6 gene encoding splicing factor 3B subunit 6 → MAMQAAKRANIRLPPEVNRILYIRNLPYKITAEEMYDIFGKYGPIRQIRVGNTPETRGTAYVVYEDIFDAKNACDHLSGFNVCNRYLVVLYYNANRAFQKMDTKKKEEQLKLLKEKYGINTDPPK, encoded by the exons ATGGCGATGCAAGCAGCCAAACGTGCGAAC ATCCGGCTCCCGCCCGAGGTGAACCGCATCCTCTACATCCGCAACCTGCCCTACAAGATCACGGCCGAGGAGATGTACGACATCTTCGGCAAGTACGGGCCTATCCGGCAGATCCGAGTGGGGAACACCCCGGAAACCCGCGGCACGGCCTACGTGGTCTACGAGGACATCTTCGACGCCAAGAACGCCTGCGACCACCTGTCGGGCTTCAACGTGTGCAACCGCTACCTCGTGGTGCTCTACTACAACGCCAACCGG GCTTTCCAGAAGATGGACACCAAGAAGAAGGAGGAGCAGCTGAAGCTGTTGAAAGAGAAATACGGCATCAACACAGACCCACCCAAGTGA
- the TP53I3 gene encoding quinone oxidoreductase PIG3: MLAVAFDQPGGPENLYLKEVAKPEPGPGEVLLKVAASALNRADVLQRRGQYNPPAGASDILGLEASGQVVKVGPGCQGPWKQGQLAMALLAGGGQAEYVVVPEGHLMPVPKGLTLTQAAAIPEAWLTAFQLLQVVGQVKAGETVLIHAGSSGVGTAAVQLARQAGAIPLVTAGSLDKIEAVEKLGAAAGFNYKEGDFSAATLEFTKGAGANIILDCVGASYWEKNVACLAPDGRWVLYGLMGGAEVHGELLSKLLAKRGSLLTSLLRSRDKKYKAELVAAFTQQILPHFAQDKPGVLRPVVDRVYPMKQVAEAHAYMEQNKNLGKIVLEVAPDPEPGAAGAGAQ; encoded by the exons ATGTTAGCTGTGGCCTTTGACCAGCCTGGGGGCCCTGAAAACCTTTACCTGAAAGAGGTGGCCAAGCCTGAGCCCGGACCGGGAGAAGTTCTCCTGAAGGTGGCCGCCAGTGCTCTGAACAGGGCAGACGTGTTGCAG CGCCGAGGCCAATACAACCCCCCTGCGGGAGCCAGCGACATCTTGGGCCTGGAGGCATCTGGCCAAGTGGTTAAAGTTGGTCCAGGGTGCCAGGGGCCGTGGAAACAAGGGCAGTTGGCGATGGCTCTGCTTGCTGGAGGGGGGCAGGCAGAATATGTCGTGGTCCCCGAAGGCCACCTCATGCCTGTTCCCAAGGGGCTGACTCTCACCCAGGCGGCAGCCATCCCTGAAGCCTGGCTCACTGCCTTCCAGCTGCTCCAAGTCGTAG GCCAAGTTAAGGCTGGGGAGACAGTGTTGATACATGCTGGATCGAGTGGTGTGGGCACAGCTGCTGTCCAGCTGGCCCGCCAGGCGGGGGCCATTCCTCTGGTCACTGCTGGGTCCCTGGACAAAATTGAGGCAGTGGAAAAGCTTGGGGCTGCTGCCGGCTTCAACTACAAAGAAGGGGATTTTTCAGCTGCAACACTGGAGTTTACTAAGG GTGCTGGAGCCAACATCATTCTGGACTGTGTTGGGGCATCCTACTGGGAGAAGAATGTGGCCTGCTTGGCCCCCGATGGCCGCTGGGTGCTGTATGGCCTGATGGGGGGGGCCGAGGTCCATGGAGAGCTTCTCTCCAAACTCCTGGCTAAGCGAGGGAGTCTCCTCACGAGCTTACTGAGGTCTCGGGACAAGAAG TACAAAGCAGAGCTGGTGGCAGCCTTCACCCAGCAGATCCTGCCTCACTTTGCCCAGGACAAGCCCGGGGTACTCAGGCCGGTGGTGGACAGAGTCTACCCCATGAAGCAGGTGGCAGAAGCCCACGCCTACATGGAACAGAATAAAAACCTGGGCAAGATTGTCCTGGAGGTGGCCCCGGACCCTGAGCCAGGAGCCGCCGGAGCTGGGGCACAATAA
- the PFN4 gene encoding profilin-4, which translates to MSNVQNLLLDSLLGTKHVDNAAIIKLHERTVLVSSPGFNISPSDIRVLVNGFSKNPLQVRRDGLYFREKDYKCVRADERSLYAKKNKTGLVVVQTNLHLLVATYREDMYASVCVEAVEKLGDYLRKKGS; encoded by the exons ATGAGCAACGTGCAGAATTTGCTGCTGGACTCCCTCCTGGGCACAAAGCATGTGGACAATGCAGCCATCATCAAGCTCCATGAGCGCACTGTCTTGGTGTCCTCACCAGGGTTTAAT ATATCACCCAGTGACATCCGTGTACTTGTGAATGGATTCTCCAAGAACCCTCTTCAAGTGCGAAGGGATGGTCTCTACTTCAGGGAGAAGGATTACAAATGTGTCCGAGCAGATGAGCGCTCCCTTTACGCCAAGAAG AACAAGACGGGGCTGGTGGTTGTTCAAACCAATCTGCACCTCCTGGTGGCCACATATCGGGAGGACATGTATGCCAGCGTGTGCGTGGAGGCCGTAGAGAAGCTGG GTGACTATTTAAGGAAAAAGGGAAGTTAA